One Bos taurus isolate L1 Dominette 01449 registration number 42190680 breed Hereford chromosome 3, ARS-UCD2.0, whole genome shotgun sequence DNA window includes the following coding sequences:
- the GJB4 gene encoding gap junction beta-4 protein isoform X1 — MNWAFLRDVLSGVNKYSTALGRIWLSVVFIFRVLVYVVAAEEVWDDEQKDFVCNTKQPGCPNVCYDQFFPVSHVRLWALQLILVTCPSLLVVMHVAYRQERERKHRRKHGPHAPSLYDNPDKKRGGLWWTYLLSLLFKAAVDVSFLYIFHRLYKDYDMPRVVACSESPCPNTVDCYISRPTEKKIFTYFMVATAVLCILLNLGEVSYLVGKRCLEILGPRPRGSRRPARLLEACPPYALSPGEHPQDGNSVLMKAEMTTVDAAGFP, encoded by the coding sequence ATGAATTGGGCGTTCCTGAGGGACGTGCTGAGCGGGGTCAACAAGTACTCCACGGCGCTGGGCCGCATCTGGCTGTCCGTGGTCTTCATCTTCCGCGTGCTGGTCTACGTGGTGGCGGCCGAGGAGGTGTGGGACGACGAGCAGAAGGACTTCGTCTGCAACACCAAGCAGCCGGGCTGCCCCAACGTCTGCTATGACCAGTTCTTCCCCGTGTCTCACGTGCGCCTCTGGGCCCTGCAGCTCATCCTGGTCACGTGCCCCTCGCTCCTCGTGGTCATGCACGTGGCCTACCGCCAGGAGCGGGAGCGGAAGCACCGCCGGAAGCACGGGCCCCACGCGCCGTCCCTGTATGACAACCCGGACAAGAAGCGGGGCGGGCTCTGGTGGACCTACCTGCTGAGCCTCCTCTTCAAGGCAGCTGTCGACGTGAGCTTCCTCTACATCTTCCATCGCCTCTATAAGGACTACGACATGCCGCGGGTGGTGGCCTGCTCCGAGTCGCCCTGCCCCAACACCGTGGACTGCTACATCTCCCGGCCCACAGAGAAGAAGATCTTCACCTACTTCATGGTGGCCACGGCTGTCCTCTGCATCCTCCTCAACCTCGGTGAGGTCTCCTACCTGGTGGGCAAGAGGTGCCTGGAGATCCTTGGCCCCAGACCCCGGGGGTCTCGGCGCCCGGCTCGCCTGCTGGAGGCGTGTCCACCATATGCCCTCTCCCCGGGGGAGCACCCCCAAGATGGGAACTCTGTCCTAATGAAGGCTGAAATGACCACGGTTGATGCAGCTGGGTTTCCATAA